In one window of Musa acuminata AAA Group cultivar baxijiao chromosome BXJ3-2, Cavendish_Baxijiao_AAA, whole genome shotgun sequence DNA:
- the LOC103975635 gene encoding transcription factor NIGTH1 isoform X2, producing MGSALAEMGLELELCAMRTTVCGFVKEASAIESVGGGRATRLEASIKSLEEEKRKIEAFRRELPLCMRLLSEVIEELRREIDRCHGESFGCIVEEFIPIKSKVGEDGGIKVESDCKDKMNWMSSVQLWSDNYIENNDDDKAIAKEKDGVVDRRQEEQSYLECKNRRSGAALSLFKGLPPLAARSMTEDKPTASLPELSLQSAVIKSNPDVVTPVTVDHRAKGARKSPELFRATLSVQSQQQPPRKERRCWSQELHRRFVLAIEQLGGTQGCCSTQRAHEQEILLASATFTDLHQWSCMKIPATSCCMSDAAS from the exons ATGGGCTCGGCGCTGGCGGAGATGGGCCTGGAGTTGGAGCTGTGCGCCATGCGGACCACCGTCTGCGGTTTCGTGAAGGAGGCGTCGGCGATCGAAAGCGTGGGTGGCGGGAGAGCGACCAGGCTGGAGGCGTCCATCAAGAGTTTAGAGGAGGAGAAGCGTAAGATCGAAGCTTTCAGACGCGAGCTCCCTCTCTGCATGCGTCTCCTTTCCGAGG TGATCGAAGAATTGAGAAGGGAGATCGATCGGTGCCATGGCGAGAGTTTCGGATGTATAGTCGAGGAATTCATTCCTATCAAGAGTAAAGTCGGTGAGGACGGAGGGATAAAAGTGGAAAGCGATTGCAAAGATAAGATGAACTGGATGAGTTCTGTCCAACTCTGGAGCGATAATTATATCGAGAACAACGATGACGATAAAGCAATCGCTAAAGAG AAAGATGGAGTCGTCGATCGCAGACAGGAGGAGCAGAGTTACTTGGAATGCAAGAACCGGAGAAGCGGGGCCGCATTGTCGCTATTTAAAGGGCTCCCGCCGCTTGCTGCGAGGTCCATGACGGAGGATAAGCCCACTGCCTCTTTGCCTGAGCTCTCGCTGCAGTCGGCGGTGATCAAGAGCAACCCTGACGTCGTAACCCCGGTCACCGTGGACCACCGCGCTAAAGGTGCCAGAAAATCTCCGGAGTTGTTTCGGGCGACGCTTAGCGTGCAGTCCCAGCAGCAGCCTCCGAGGAAGGAGAGGAGGTGTTGGTCGCAGGAGCTGCATCGCCGGTTTGTTCTCGCCATCGAACAACTCGGCGGCACACAAG GTTGTTGTAGCACTCAAAGAGCTCATGAACAAGAGATACTTCTGGCATCAGCAACATTTACTGATCTGCACCAGTGGTCCTGCATGAAAATACCTGCAACCAG TTGTTGCATGTCTGATGCTGCTAGTTGA
- the LOC103975635 gene encoding transcription factor NIGTH1 isoform X1 translates to MGSALAEMGLELELCAMRTTVCGFVKEASAIESVGGGRATRLEASIKSLEEEKRKIEAFRRELPLCMRLLSEVIEELRREIDRCHGESFGCIVEEFIPIKSKVGEDGGIKVESDCKDKMNWMSSVQLWSDNYIENNDDDKAIAKEKDGVVDRRQEEQSYLECKNRRSGAALSLFKGLPPLAARSMTEDKPTASLPELSLQSAVIKSNPDVVTPVTVDHRAKGARKSPELFRATLSVQSQQQPPRKERRCWSQELHRRFVLAIEQLGGTQVATPKQIRELMKVEGLTNDEVKSHLQKYRLHARKMTTSWATASHSVPVIWVREEQYTSSSQQSITQAGSPTSPLQLTAADSSEEDGKSESYSWK, encoded by the exons ATGGGCTCGGCGCTGGCGGAGATGGGCCTGGAGTTGGAGCTGTGCGCCATGCGGACCACCGTCTGCGGTTTCGTGAAGGAGGCGTCGGCGATCGAAAGCGTGGGTGGCGGGAGAGCGACCAGGCTGGAGGCGTCCATCAAGAGTTTAGAGGAGGAGAAGCGTAAGATCGAAGCTTTCAGACGCGAGCTCCCTCTCTGCATGCGTCTCCTTTCCGAGG TGATCGAAGAATTGAGAAGGGAGATCGATCGGTGCCATGGCGAGAGTTTCGGATGTATAGTCGAGGAATTCATTCCTATCAAGAGTAAAGTCGGTGAGGACGGAGGGATAAAAGTGGAAAGCGATTGCAAAGATAAGATGAACTGGATGAGTTCTGTCCAACTCTGGAGCGATAATTATATCGAGAACAACGATGACGATAAAGCAATCGCTAAAGAG AAAGATGGAGTCGTCGATCGCAGACAGGAGGAGCAGAGTTACTTGGAATGCAAGAACCGGAGAAGCGGGGCCGCATTGTCGCTATTTAAAGGGCTCCCGCCGCTTGCTGCGAGGTCCATGACGGAGGATAAGCCCACTGCCTCTTTGCCTGAGCTCTCGCTGCAGTCGGCGGTGATCAAGAGCAACCCTGACGTCGTAACCCCGGTCACCGTGGACCACCGCGCTAAAGGTGCCAGAAAATCTCCGGAGTTGTTTCGGGCGACGCTTAGCGTGCAGTCCCAGCAGCAGCCTCCGAGGAAGGAGAGGAGGTGTTGGTCGCAGGAGCTGCATCGCCGGTTTGTTCTCGCCATCGAACAACTCGGCGGCACACAAG TGGCTACTCCCAAGCAGATACGAGAACTGATGAAGGTGGAAGGGCTCACCAATGATGAAGTGAAAAGTCATCTGCAG AAATACCGATTGCACGCTCGAAAGATGACCACTTCTTGGGCTACAGCAAGTCATTCAGTTCCTGTCATATGGGTTCGTGAGGAGCAATACACTAGTTCCTCACAGCAGAGCATTACACAAGCTGGTTCTCCAACGAGCCCTCTTCAGTTAACCGCTGCAGATAGCTCTGAGGAAGACGGCAAATCAGAGAGTTATAGCTggaaatga
- the LOC135631488 gene encoding protein LATERAL ORGAN BOUNDARIES-like — translation MSPSTSSPCAACKLLRRKCTPACVFAPYFPPDQPTKFASVHRVFGASNVAKLLNELSPSQREDAVNSMAYEAEARLHDPVYGCVGYIWLLQHQLNQVQRDLYDAKKELSTYLSAPIADPQKPAHQLLHYRQRLQGASPSAAPPTVTVMTLGLATPEASSHQQILMHELQQQMAAVQQIAETAVASTREQEMLRSYEQQQKEHARFSAVSMEGGGRGYCPTAFEGLLCVQQQHTPKQQVLPMGRSSGHHHERSGALAPDTCRLSFPGKS, via the coding sequence ATGTCGCCGTCAACGAGCTCGCCGTGCGCCGCGTGCAAGCTCTTGCGGCGGAAGTGCACGCCGGCCTGCGTGTTCGCGCCGTACTTCCCGCCGGACCAGCCGACCAAGTTCGCCAGCGTGCACCGGGTGTTCGGGGCGAGCAACGTGGCGAAGCTGCTCAACGAGCTCAGCCCGTCGCAGCGGGAGGACGCCGTGAATTCGATGGCCTACGAGGCGGAGGCACGGCTCCACGACCCCGTGTATGGCTGTGTCGGCTACATTTGGCTCCTCCAGCACCAGCTCAATCAGGTGCAGCGCGATCTCTACGATGCCAAGAAGGAGCTCTCGACATACCTCAGCGCTCCAATTGCAGATCCGCAAAAACCTGCCCATCAACTGCTACACTACCGCCAACGGCTCCAGGGGGCGTCGCCATCAGCCGCGCCGCCAACCGTGACGGTGATGACCTTGGGTCTTGCGACGCCAGAAGCGTCATCGCACCAGCAGATCTTGATGCACGAACTGCAACAGCAAATGGCGGCGGTGCAGCAGATCGCAGAAACTGCAGTTGCATCCACCAGAGAGCAAGAAATGCTGAGGAGCTACGAGCAACAGCAGAAGGAGCACGCCAGATTCAGTGCCGTGTCGATGGAAGGCGGTGGCCGGGGTTATTGTCCGACGGCTTTTGAGGGACTCTTGTGTGTGCAACAGCAGCATACTCCAAAACAGCAGGTGCTGCCGATGGGGAGGAGCTCTGGCCATCATCATGAGAGGAGTGGAGCGTTAGCTCCTGATACTTGTAGGCTATCCTTCCCGGGCAAAAGCTAG
- the LOC135631167 gene encoding zinc finger protein 1-like produces the protein MAIEAVEIRTTASIPPPSAEMSDEELPHIEGWAKRKRSKRHRFFDHPPTEEEYLALCLVMLARDGSGHRPPSLTSDSEAAPPPAKFQYKCSVCGKAFGSYQALGGHKTSHRKPTGGADEASVASTAASASGSSTAGAASGGGRLHQCSVCLKTFPSGQALGGHKRRHYEGSLGSSAAAVAPATSEGASSSHRGLDLTVAALPEFEFDGVRRCLAAAAAATAAAEDEEVQSPLAFKKPRLLIPT, from the coding sequence ATGGCAATCGAAGCTGTGGAGATAAGAACGACGGCTTCGATCCCACCGCCAAGCGCCGAGATGAGCGACGAGGAGTTGCCGCACATCGAAGGGTGGGCGAAGCGGAAGCGGTCCAAGCGCCACCGCTTCTTTGATCACCCGCCCACGGAAGAGGAATACTTGGCCCTCTGTCTCGTCATGCTCGCCCGTGATGGATCCGGTCATCGCCCGCCGTCGTTAACCTCCGACTCGGAGGCGGCGCCGCCGCCGGCGAAGTTCCAGTACAAGTGCTCCGTCTGCGGAAAGGCCTTCGGCTCATACCAGGCCCTTGGCGGGCACAAGACCAGCCACCGGAAGCCCACCGGTGGCGCCGACGAAGCCTCCGTCGCGTCAACGGCGGCCTCGGCCTCGGgctcctccaccgccggcgccGCATCTGGCGGTGGCAGGTTGCACCAGTGCTCGGTGTGCCTGAAGACGTTCCCTTCGGGTCAGGCGCTCGGGGGCCACAAGAGGCGCCACTACGAGGGAAGCCTCGGCAGCAGTGCCGCCGCGGTGGCGCCGGCGACGTCGGAGGGCGCGAGCTCGAGCCACCGGGGGTTGGATCTGACCGTGGCGGCGTTGCCCGAGTTCGAGTTCGACGGCGTCAGGCGCTGTCTGGCGGCAGCGGCCGCGGCGACTGCGGCGGCGGAGGATGAGGAGGTGCAGAGCCCACTGGCTTTCAAGAAACCGAGGCTTCTCATCCCGACTTAA